Sequence from the Sphingomonas koreensis genome:
CACGCCCAGCTGGTCTTCCAGCCGCGCCACTGCCTTGCTGATCGCGGATGCCGATGTGCCAAGTCTCCGCCCCGCTTCGGTAAAGCCCCCTGCATCGACCGCCTGCACAAAGGCGTGAAGCGCACCCAGACTGTCCATCGCACTTCCCCGATGCCCGACAAAATAGCCAAAGTGTTTTGCACTATGTCCTATTTTTCTCGAATTCGGAACCGCCTAATTCCCGCCCCACGAGCTGATTGCTGCTCTGCAACACGTTTCGACAAGGGGTTTCGATCATGACAAGTGCGACGATCGCGATACCAGACAGCCCGGCCACGGCCCGGTTGCCGCTTTCCGGCCTGCTGGCGCTTGCCATGGCGGCCTTCATCACCCTGCTGACCGAGATCCTGCCCTCGGGCCTCCTTCCCCAGATGGCCGCCAGCCTCGGCAAGTCCGAGGCGCTGATCGGCCAGCTCGTCACCGTCTATGCCGTCGGCTCGCTGCTCACGGCGATCCCGTTGACGATCCTGACCCAGAACTGGCGGCGCCGTACCTTGCTCCTCCTCGCCATCGGCGGGTTCGCGGTGGTCAATACCGTGACGGCGGTCTCCGACAACTACGTCGTCACGCTGATCGCTCGCTTCTTCGCGGGGGTCAGTGCCGGCCTGCTCTGGGCATTGGCGGCGGGCTATGCTGCGCGGATGGTGCCGGAGCATCTTCAGGGCCGCGCCATCGCCGTCGCCATGGTCGGCGCGCCGCTCGCGCTGTCGCTCGGTATCCCGGCGGGCACCTTCCTCGGCACGCTCATCGGCTGGCGCTGGACCTTTGGCATCATGAGCGCGCTGACCGTCGTGCTGGTCTTCTGGGTGCTCGCCAAGGTGCCGGACTTCCCGGGTCAGAAGCAGGGTCAGGCATTCTCGCTCAAGTCGGTGCTGACCATCCCGGGCATCCGGCCGGTGCTGTTCGTCATCTTCGCCTATGTCTTCGCCCACAACATTCTCTACACCTATATCGCCCCCTTCCTGGCGCAGGCGGGGATCACCGATCGGGTCGATACGGTGCTGCTGGTGTTCGGCGTCGCGTCGCTGGCCAGCATCTGGATCACCGGCGTGCTGATCGATCGCTGGCTGCGCGAACTGGTCCTGATCAGCATCGTCCTGTTCGCCCTCTCGGCGGTGGCGCTGGGTATCGCGGGCACGGTGCCGGTGGTGGTCTACGCCTCTGCGGCGATCTGGGGACTGGCATTCGGCGGTGCGGCAACGCTGTTCCAGACCGCCTCGGCCAAGACTGCGGGCGAAGCTGCCGACGTCGCCCAGTCGATGCTGGTCACCACCTGGAACCTCGCGGTCGCGGGCGGCGGCATCGCCGGCGGGCTGTTGCTGGAGGGCATCGGCGTCGGGGCCTTCCCCTTCGCGGTGCTCGCCCTGCTTGCCGCGACCCTGCTAGTCGCTGCGGCCGCCCGTAGCCATGGCTTCCCGGCGGCCAAGCGGGGATAGGCGGGAGTCGGCAACGCCTCTCGTTGCGCGATCGCGATCGCCCAGTGGGCCATATCCATTGGCTGCCGATCCGAACGCCCGGCAATTCTATCGAGCGCAGCCCCGGCCTGATTGGGCTGCGCTCGTCCTTCTATGCTCAGCCGCTCCTCAAGGGCGGCTCGATCCATCTCTATCCACTTGGCATGAAACGCTATCCACCCTAGGCGGCGCACATGCTGAGTAACTCGCGTTTGTTTGCAGCCCTGTTCTGGGCCGCCCTTGCCTTCGCTGTGTTCATGGCCACCCGGCCCCAACCGCCGGCGCTTCTCGCTGAAACGAATGACAAGGTTCAGCATATTGTTGCTTTTGCGGTGCTGACCGCTCTTGCGCGGTTTGGCTTTCCCCGGCTGCACTGGATGCTGATCCTGGGCGGCCTTACGCTTGCCGGAGCAACGATCGAACTTCTGCAGATGATTCCGGCTCTTGGCCGGGAAGCCAGCTGGGCAGATTTCGAAGCGGACGCTGCCACGATCGCAGTCATGCTGTTTGTGACGGAGTCCATGCGTAGAATGCTGGCAAGATCCGCATAGCGCATCGTGCCGAAAGCTCGAATCGTTGCGGGCCTAACAACTTTCCTACACGCCCCCGCCCCGCTAGGCAGGCTGGATGCGATCCGTTGCACTTCCCGCCCTTCCCGTCACCGGGGTTGCCATGGTGGCGCCCGACCGTCGCGACATCGCCGCTTCGGTGTCGCATCGATGTCGCGCGCCTGTCGCATATCGGTTCAATGCCGTCGCGTCCGTGTCGCGTCACTGTCGCGTCGCTGTCGCGTCATGACCGTCGCCGCGATCATTGTCGCCGCCGGAAAGGGGGCTCGCGCCGGCGGTTCCGTGCCGAAGCAGTTCGCCCTACTCTGCGGAAAACCGACGCTTATGCATAGTGTTACCGCACTATCCTTGCATCCGGCGATAACCGACATCACCCTCGTAGTCGGCGAGGGCCAGGAAGATGACGCCTGTGAAAAACTGGGTGGTTGCATGAACTTCGTGAAGCTGGTGACCGGCGGCGCCGAACGCCGCGACTCGGTTCGCGCGGGGCTTGAAGCGCTCGACGCCAAGAGCGTCACCCGCGTGCTGATCCACGACGCCGCCCGCCCCTTCCTGTCCGCTGCGGTGATCGATGCCCTGCTCGCCGCGCTCGATCACGCGCCGGGCGCCGTCCCCGCCCTGCCCGTCGCGGACACGCTGGCCAGGGGGGACGCCCTGCTCGGCGACAATGTCCCCCGCGCCGGTCTCAACCGCATCCAGACGCCGCAGGCCTTTCATTTCGATGCCATCCTCGCCGCGCACCGCGCCTGGCCGGGAGGCGAAGAAGCTACTGACGACGCCCAGATGCTCCGCCGCATGGGTCAGGACGTCATGCTGGTGCCCGGAGACCCAATGCTCGAAAAGATCACCCACCCCGCCGATTTCGCCGCCGCGGAGGCGCGTCATGCCGCCACGATGATCTCGCGCAGCGCGACCGGCTTCGACGTCCATCGCTTCGAGGCCGGACAGGAATTGTGGCTCGGCGGCGTCCTGATCCCGCACGACAGGGGGCTGTCGGGGCATAGCGACGCGGATGTCGCGCTCCATGCCATCACCGATGCGCTGCTCGGCACGATCGGTGCGGGCGATATCGGCATGCACTTCCCGCCCAGCGACCCCAAATGGCGCGGCGCCGCCTCCGCGCAGTTCCTCGAACATGCCGCGGGACTGGTGCGCGAACAGGGCGGGATCGTCGATTTCGTCGATGTCACGATCATCTGCGAGGCACCCAAGATCGGCCCGCATCGCGAGACGATCCGCGCCAGCATCGCCGCGATCCTTGCGCTGCCCGTATCGCGGGTCAGCCTCAAGGCCACCACCACCGAGCGCCTCGGCTTTACCGGCCGCGGCGAAGGCATGGCCGCACAGGCCATCGCCACGGTCCGTTTGCCGGAGTAAGTCTATGCGTATCTCCCGTCTCGCCACCGCTGCCATGCTCTGGGCCGGTCTCGCCGCGTCCTCCGCCGCTTCTGGCCAGTCCGCCCGTCCCTGCCTGACCGGCAACGAGGCGGAGGCGCTGTTCCAGGTGATGCTGCCCGACATGATCCGCGAGATGGGCCGCGTCTGCACCGCGCTGCCCGCCAATGCGTTCCTGCGTCAGCCGAGCGCTGCCTTCATGGCGCGGATCAATGCCGGGGTCGCGCCTGCCATGCCCGCTGCACAGGGCGGGATCCGCAAGCTGCTCGGGCCGGATGCCGGGTTCATCGCCGAGTCGCAGTTCGCGATTCCGGCCGTCCGCGCGATCATCGCGCCCGCGATCGCGCAGGAGGTGAAGCCTGCCGATTGCCCGGGGCTCGACAAGATCGTCACCAATCTCGCTCCGCTCCCGCCCCGCAATCTGGCCGGGGTCTTCGCCGCGTTGCTCCAGCTCAGTCAGAATGACGAAAAGCGCGCGCCAAGGCTGCCGATATGCCCTATGGGCCGCCCGCGATGAGTGAAGTGATTCTCCCCGAGGCGCTGGTCGAGGCTGCGCGCAAGGTCGTCGATGCGAACCGCGCCGCAGGGCGCAAGGTCGCCATTGCCGAGAGCTGCACCGGCGGCCTCGTCTCCGCCGCGATCACCGAAATTCCCGGCTCGTCCGATGTGATGAGCGCCGGCTTTGTCACCTATTCGAACGAGGCCAAGATGGCGCAGCTGCGCGTCAGCCGCGACGTGCTGGAGACGTTCGGCGCGGTCTCGATCGCGACGGCGTGGAGCATGGCGCAGGGCGCGCTGGAGGCAAGCGACGCCGATGTGGCGGTCGCGATCACCGGCATTGCCGGCCCGGGCGGCGGGAGCGACAAGAAGCCGGTCGGCCATGTCGTCTTCGCCCGCGCGGAGAAAAACGCCGATCCTGATGTGGTGGTCGCCGATACGCGCGAGTTCGGCGATCTCGGCCGCGGCGGCGTTCGCCTTCAGGCTGCGCTGTGCGCGCTCGAGCTGCTGCTGCCGGGCGAGCCCGCGGTCCCGGCCGACGAATCGCCGTAGAGCGCGGCGGCGCGCTGTTCGAAGGCGTTGATCATCATCCGCAGCGCCCGGTCGAACACCTGCCCCGCCAGCATCTCGAACACCCGGCTCTTGAAGGTGAAGTCGACCTCGAAATCGATCAGCACTCCGCCCTCACCGTCCGACCGGAACTTCCAGTCGTTGTGCAGGTGCTTGAGCGGCCCCTCGAGATAGTCGACCCGGATATGCCCGGGCCGCTGCTTGGTGACCCGGCTGCTGAACGTCTCGCGCAGCCCCTTGAAGCCGACGATCAGGTCCGCGACCATCTCCGTCTCGCTGTCCGAACGGACGCGTACCGCGCTGACCCAGGGCAGGAACTCGCCATAGCGCGCGACATCGGCCACCAGGTCGAACATCTGCTCCGGCGTATAGGGCAGCCGCCGGGTTTCGGCGTGACGCGGCATCAGGCGGTAACCGCCGCCTTCGCCAGCTTGGCGGCCCGGGCGTCGCGCATCTTCGCGAAATCGTCGCCGGCGTGGTAGCTCGACCGGGTCAGCGGCGACGACGCCACGAGCAGGAAGCCCTTGGCGCGCGCGATCGCGGCATAGGCGTCGAACGCCGCCGGAGTCACGAAATCCTGCACCTTGGCGTGGCGCGGCGTAGGCTGGAGATACTGGCCCATCGTCAGGAAATCGATGTCGGCGCTGCGCATGTCGTCCATCACCTGATGAACCTCCAGCCGCTCTTCGCCGAGGCCGAGCATCACGCCCGACTTGGTGAAGATCGACGGATCGAGCTTCTTGACCGTCTCCAACAGCCGGATCGAGGCATAGTAGCGCGCGCCGGGGCGGATCGTCGGATAAAACCTCGGCACCGTCTCGAGATTGTGGTTGTAGACGTCGGGCCGCGCCGCGACGATCATCTCGACCGCCTGCTCATGCTTGTTGCGAAAATCGGGCGTCAGGATCTCGATCGTCGTGGTCGGGCTGGCCTTCCGGATCGCCTCGATCACCTTGACGAACTGCTTCGCGCCGCCATCGGGCAAGTCATCACGATCGACCGAGGTGATGACGATATGCTCCAGCCCCATCTGAACCGCGGCGTCGGCGACGTTGTTCGGCTCCATCGGATCGACGGCGCGCGGCATGCCTGTCTTGACGTTGCAGAAGGCGCAGGCGCGGGTGCAGGTGTCGCCCAGGATCATCACCGTCGCGTGCTTCTTGCTCCAGCACTCGCCGATGTTCGGACAGGCGGCCTCTTCGCACACCGTCGTCAGGCTCTTTGAGCGCATCAGCGCGCGAGTCGCGGCAAAGCCGGCGGAGGTCGGCGCCTTTACGCGGATCCAGTCGGGCTTGCGCTGACGTTCCGGACGGGCTTCGGGGATCGGTGCCATTTCGCTCATCGCGCGCAGATAGC
This genomic interval carries:
- a CDS encoding type II toxin-antitoxin system RatA family toxin — its product is MPRHAETRRLPYTPEQMFDLVADVARYGEFLPWVSAVRVRSDSETEMVADLIVGFKGLRETFSSRVTKQRPGHIRVDYLEGPLKHLHNDWKFRSDGEGGVLIDFEVDFTFKSRVFEMLAGQVFDRALRMMINAFEQRAAALYGDSSAGTAGSPGSSSSSAHSAA
- a CDS encoding bifunctional 2-C-methyl-D-erythritol 4-phosphate cytidylyltransferase/2-C-methyl-D-erythritol 2,4-cyclodiphosphate synthase; this translates as MTVAAIIVAAGKGARAGGSVPKQFALLCGKPTLMHSVTALSLHPAITDITLVVGEGQEDDACEKLGGCMNFVKLVTGGAERRDSVRAGLEALDAKSVTRVLIHDAARPFLSAAVIDALLAALDHAPGAVPALPVADTLARGDALLGDNVPRAGLNRIQTPQAFHFDAILAAHRAWPGGEEATDDAQMLRRMGQDVMLVPGDPMLEKITHPADFAAAEARHAATMISRSATGFDVHRFEAGQELWLGGVLIPHDRGLSGHSDADVALHAITDALLGTIGAGDIGMHFPPSDPKWRGAASAQFLEHAAGLVREQGGIVDFVDVTIICEAPKIGPHRETIRASIAAILALPVSRVSLKATTTERLGFTGRGEGMAAQAIATVRLPE
- a CDS encoding CinA family protein — encoded protein: MSEVILPEALVEAARKVVDANRAAGRKVAIAESCTGGLVSAAITEIPGSSDVMSAGFVTYSNEAKMAQLRVSRDVLETFGAVSIATAWSMAQGALEASDADVAVAITGIAGPGGGSDKKPVGHVVFARAEKNADPDVVVADTREFGDLGRGGVRLQAALCALELLLPGEPAVPADESP
- a CDS encoding MFS transporter, whose product is MTSATIAIPDSPATARLPLSGLLALAMAAFITLLTEILPSGLLPQMAASLGKSEALIGQLVTVYAVGSLLTAIPLTILTQNWRRRTLLLLAIGGFAVVNTVTAVSDNYVVTLIARFFAGVSAGLLWALAAGYAARMVPEHLQGRAIAVAMVGAPLALSLGIPAGTFLGTLIGWRWTFGIMSALTVVLVFWVLAKVPDFPGQKQGQAFSLKSVLTIPGIRPVLFVIFAYVFAHNILYTYIAPFLAQAGITDRVDTVLLVFGVASLASIWITGVLIDRWLRELVLISIVLFALSAVALGIAGTVPVVVYASAAIWGLAFGGAATLFQTASAKTAGEAADVAQSMLVTTWNLAVAGGGIAGGLLLEGIGVGAFPFAVLALLAATLLVAAAARSHGFPAAKRG
- the lipA gene encoding lipoyl synthase — protein: MSEMAPIPEARPERQRKPDWIRVKAPTSAGFAATRALMRSKSLTTVCEEAACPNIGECWSKKHATVMILGDTCTRACAFCNVKTGMPRAVDPMEPNNVADAAVQMGLEHIVITSVDRDDLPDGGAKQFVKVIEAIRKASPTTTIEILTPDFRNKHEQAVEMIVAARPDVYNHNLETVPRFYPTIRPGARYYASIRLLETVKKLDPSIFTKSGVMLGLGEERLEVHQVMDDMRSADIDFLTMGQYLQPTPRHAKVQDFVTPAAFDAYAAIARAKGFLLVASSPLTRSSYHAGDDFAKMRDARAAKLAKAAVTA